agttgtacctCATTAggattaaaaaaatatttgaagtaaaagttacaTATTTTGTATGAAGAGTTTTCTGGGGGGAAACCCGAGAAAATtgagaaatccgaaattgaaaaacccaacttttgttgatttggtttggtttgtagATCTAAAAACCCGAcacaattaatttagtttgataTTTAAAAAACACGAACCAACCCGATTCATATACACCCCTAATTGCAAGGATGCACCAGATTAACAATTTCTTCCGAGGCACAACAAATATCAAAATGAATAATTGCAAGGATACAACATCTGTCCctcttgtccaaaaaaaaaaaactcacataGCTTGAAATTTATTAACTAATTTTTTCAAGTAGCTGCTATGCACTATTTTTAATGGAATTGGTGAATGAGACAAtaataaaaattatatatttttatattttaattctaaaaataaaaagaaacaaaatctttatttaaaaataaaaggtTCTTAccgaaaaatattaaataaaaggGTTATCGTTCCGGGGGTATCATTTTTCAACAACTCTTTCCATGTCTGTCGGTTTTCTTTTCTCTGTCAGAATTCCACAAAATCTTTAACTTTTACCTGGGGCCAGAGTTGTTGGCAGTGCAGTTTGCTTGATTTGTCTACATGTCAAAGAGTCATTTACGACCAACCAGTCTCCGCAACTCTGCTTATAAAAAACACTATCCCTCAGCATATGATTTTTATGTTGCAATAAGCCAATATCTCAGTTCTGAATCTTGCTCTCctcttttttccttttgcttTCCTCTTACTTTTTCTTCCTGACTATAACGTGACGTGTGAAATACGTCATGGGAAGAGTTGCTCTGCTTGTCATATTATTGTTCGTGACAATACTAACATGGGTGGCTGAAGGACAAGACCAAGAATCTTGGGCCAAGAGGGTCGACACAGGCAAGGAAGTAGTAACAACTCTTCAATTCTACTTCCATGACAAGCTTAGTGGATCCAATCCAAGTGCAGTTCGGATCGCACAAGCTGATGGGACCAACAATTCAAATACCTTATTTGGGGCTCTGTTGATGATTGATGATGCACTTACTATTGGACCAGAACCAACTTCAAAGCTAATTGGTCGAGCCCGTGGACTATACGGGTCAGCTGGTCAAACTGATATGGGCCTTATCATGGTGGTGAGCTATGGGTTCACAGATGGTATCTACCAAGGGAGTTCATTTAGCCTATTAAGCTTGAACCCGGCAATGAATCCGGTTCGTGAAATGGCTATCGTGGGTGGGACCGGTCTTTTCCGGTTGGCTCGTGGGTACGCTATTGCTCAGACTTATTCGGCCAATGCTAGTGGTGATGCCATTGTTGGCTACAATGTTACCCTTGTCACATATGTTTGATTTATTTAATGTTTTTTTTAACACTGTCTGTGTGTAGAGTGTATTACAATTAgtctaaaaaattattttccaagcaTATTTTGTTGAATTATCTTATATTAGCTACTCTGTTTTATAAACCAAAGTTTTTGATACTCACCTTTGTATTTCTCTTATTTCTTCAATTCAACGTAGGAATAGCAAGTGCACCTACTAAATTAATGTCGATTTTGTCTCCAGAGATGATAATGATAGAACCATTAATATCTTATTTTGAATAATGCACAGCTTCAGCGTCTTAGTTGGGGCTGGTCAGCTAAGAAGAAGACAAAGACAATTTCTTGTAAAGACTACAATAATTCGGGATAGAATAATTTAGGAAAAAAGGTCAAAAATACATCTCTACTTTGAAAAAAAggttaaaaatatcctccgaatttttattttttttaaatattacatagggggtgggggaagggaaatgggaggggattacaatgtggggattcgaacctcaccaataaggtgaagTTCAGGTAGTCAAACCAACTGAGCCAATAGATCCCTACACTTAAAAAGAAGATTATAGTTTGATTAAGCTTCATTTCTATTTTCACGATATAGTAGTTAGCAGGAAAAGTCCAACTGCCATGCCAATAGCCCAGACTAACACTGCAGCTACATTCCGACTAAATTCGGATATGTAGCAATAACGGACGACCCGCTAACTGTAGGACCAGAGCCCAACTCACCAATACTGGGCCGAGCCCAAGTAATTTATGTCTCAGCTGATCAAGGGAGTACTGGTCTCAACATTGTGTTCACCAACAGTGTACAACTGTAGCCTCAAACTTTGTCTTTATTAAAATATCTTAATATTTAAATGTGTATTTATATTTAGATTATTTTATTTTACTAAGAACAAATGAAGCTTTAAAATGGTTAGTTTCGGATTTCTATAGACACGGTTACCATTATTTTCTATTTCCAGCGTAAGATTGGGGGTTGGATTTCTTTTGACTCTCTTATGCTCTAACAACTAATATTTCAAAGACCGGAAAAGTCGCTAATTACCTAACCAATTGTATTCCAGCAAGAAAAAAATCATACTTTATGGACCAGTAGGTCTACATAATTACTCTAGGAAGCCGTTGACTTGATATCTTTTCTGAAACTTCTTCCTATTCTTTATGATTATAGACAGTGGCGAAGCTAAAAACTTCGCCAGGAATATTATCAATATTTGACATATATGCATAAAAAGTAATTTTTAACTTATAACTcaatataattttttaataaagggtGTTGAACTTATCAAACTTCACATCACATGACTACGCAATTTATTATAGATACTAATTATATTAACAttaatatattatatacatacacATTGGAAGTTAACACTCATATACTATAGATTAGTCAAAAGCAGTAGGTACATATACTTAATTTTATAAGTTTTCGATTATATTGTAGCTGGTATGAAAACTTGAATTGTTTGTTACACCACGTCTTTTGCGTACAATTAAATGTCATTTGCATATAATGTACTTATTAATTGGACCCCCtctttaaatataataaagtctACGGCCATTAATCAAGATAAGGCTGACAACTTGCTTATACaatacaaataaaataaaatataaccaCGTTCAACTACTCTATATATTTCTTTCTTGCTTCCCAATCAATTCCTAACAATTCCTATTTCATacagaaagaagaaagaaatggaGAAGCAAATAGCCATTCGATTAATAAGCTTGTTAATACTATTAAAAATGGTTACAGCAGCAATAGATAAAAGCCCAAAAGCAGTAGAAAAATGGTTCAAAAATCTCCCCAATGCAAAGCCAAAAACCACAAAATTCCATttctattttcatgaaatttttggAGGAGATAACCAAACAGCTCCTATAATTGCACAAGCCAACATTACATCTCAATCACCCACATTCTTTGGTATGGTGAGAATGTTCGACAATCCATTGACTGTTGGGCCGGACCCCAATTCCAAACAAGTGGGCCGGGCCCAAGGAATCCATGGGGCCCCATCAATGACTGAATTGGCCCTGTTTTTCGACTTCAATTTTGTGTTCAATGATGGGCCTTATAATGGTAGTACTCTAAGTGTATTGGGCCGGGTCGCTGAATCACAGGAATATAGAGAGTTGTCAATTATTGGTGGATCTGGAATTTTTAGGCTTGCTCAGGGTATAGCTACTGCTAAGACTTATTTCTCTAATGATATACTTGTTATTGTTGAGTATAATCTTATAGTACTTCATTATTAACTTCATGCTATTAAGCATTTTGATCTAATAAGCTTAGAGGAATGAAATTTGTTGATTCTATACGTTTCTCTGTGTTTTAGATCTCAAAGTTGTTAGAAATGCTGTGAGGATAACGACTTTGATGTGATCGAATTGTTATTTTGATTTAAAAGTCAACTTACTGAATTGCCCTAAAAATGATTAACGATCAGTCTTTCCAACTAAATATATATTAATGGCAACTTGCTTATGAAATGTGTATAAATAAAATTGTTATTACCGTATTATATTTAAAGTTGTTAGTTGATAAGTAACCGAGACAAGAACTTGTTATTTATTTGGCTTTCGTATAGCGTCTAACTACTATCATCAACAAATCCagggatttatatgcatataaaaaaaaaaaatctcaatacTTAATGTCTACAGCATAAAAGTTACTTAACAT
The sequence above is a segment of the Lycium barbarum isolate Lr01 chromosome 6, ASM1917538v2, whole genome shotgun sequence genome. Coding sequences within it:
- the LOC132600276 gene encoding dirigent protein 23-like codes for the protein MGRVALLVILLFVTILTWVAEGQDQESWAKRVDTGKEVVTTLQFYFHDKLSGSNPSAVRIAQADGTNNSNTLFGALLMIDDALTIGPEPTSKLIGRARGLYGSAGQTDMGLIMVVSYGFTDGIYQGSSFSLLSLNPAMNPVREMAIVGGTGLFRLARGYAIAQTYSANASGDAIVGYNVTLVTYV
- the LOC132600277 gene encoding dirigent protein 1-like, translating into MEKQIAIRLISLLILLKMVTAAIDKSPKAVEKWFKNLPNAKPKTTKFHFYFHEIFGGDNQTAPIIAQANITSQSPTFFGMVRMFDNPLTVGPDPNSKQVGRAQGIHGAPSMTELALFFDFNFVFNDGPYNGSTLSVLGRVAESQEYRELSIIGGSGIFRLAQGIATAKTYFSNDILVIVEYNLIVLHY